In Leptospira bourretii, a genomic segment contains:
- a CDS encoding LIC10486 family protein, whose amino-acid sequence MSELNSKADQLKRQADLIGLTREAVFTDEQAKEVLQGKITDGYLVKVKIDLDSLNGMVLILVSSIRKHIMELYAVVGTSPTFRRIRTFADHVQISTDLGDIGKTGGYDPAISENIGRAVHRAFTKEKLEELLPLWQKKDPSHISELLENPILMATKGRNIKLQAEVDKLSTAKFRYENPMKGVILPIPKPDDEAAAAKDASIPGISTEPAKGELSSLERQIAQYRSSFPKELNMKTVISPINGVEFDNLVEGMEILFRVPTETPEGLTNAQILGLIDEEGKISKEPVVGKFLGIAGSKTEYHIFAEGPNQYLLHSVEEHPVKVAIPKPAGMTSGTNKGSAAQGAKKKVGNAQAQDSKSSGANLFMLMGAFVTIVLFGVLIFVMVIL is encoded by the coding sequence ATGTCCGAATTAAACTCAAAAGCAGACCAACTCAAAAGACAAGCAGACCTGATTGGTCTGACCAGAGAAGCCGTGTTTACGGATGAACAAGCCAAAGAAGTTTTACAAGGTAAAATTACAGATGGATATCTTGTAAAAGTAAAAATCGACTTGGACAGTTTGAACGGAATGGTTCTCATTCTAGTGTCCTCCATTCGAAAACATATCATGGAACTATACGCTGTTGTAGGAACCTCTCCCACGTTTCGAAGGATTCGAACCTTTGCCGATCATGTACAAATCTCAACCGACTTGGGTGATATTGGAAAAACGGGAGGTTACGATCCTGCGATTTCCGAAAACATTGGTCGTGCCGTTCACCGAGCCTTCACCAAAGAGAAGTTAGAAGAACTTCTTCCACTTTGGCAAAAAAAAGATCCTTCTCATATTTCTGAACTTTTGGAAAATCCAATCCTTATGGCAACAAAAGGGAGAAATATAAAACTCCAGGCAGAAGTGGACAAACTTTCTACCGCAAAGTTTCGGTATGAAAACCCAATGAAAGGTGTGATTTTACCGATTCCAAAACCTGATGATGAAGCCGCAGCTGCTAAAGATGCTTCTATTCCTGGTATCTCCACCGAACCAGCGAAAGGTGAACTTTCTTCCCTTGAACGCCAAATTGCTCAATACAGATCATCTTTTCCTAAAGAATTGAATATGAAAACGGTGATATCTCCTATCAATGGTGTGGAATTTGATAACTTGGTTGAGGGTATGGAAATTTTATTCCGAGTTCCCACGGAAACTCCAGAAGGATTAACCAATGCCCAAATCCTTGGACTCATTGATGAAGAAGGAAAAATTTCGAAGGAACCAGTGGTTGGAAAGTTTTTAGGAATTGCAGGAAGCAAAACAGAGTATCATATCTTTGCGGAAGGTCCAAACCAATATTTGCTTCATTCTGTGGAGGAACATCCTGTAAAAGTAGCCATTCCGAAACCAGCCGGTATGACCAGTGGAACTAACAAAGGATCGGCGGCACAAGGTGCTAAGAAAAAAGTTGGAAATGCTCAGGCCCAAGATTCAAAGTCTTCTGGCGCCAACTTGTTTATGTTAATGGGGGCTTTTGTAACGATTGTACTTTTTGGGGTTTTGATTTTTGTGATGGTGATCTTGTAA
- the thrC gene encoding threonine synthase, producing MSLTKYQFRAQFRCTNESCRKTYPLHQVIYSCESCGELLNVEHDIDSLKQVSAKEWKSEFESRFRSSQFPNASGVWGKKEWVLPGIQDENIITSGEGTTHLYDASRFAKDLGLKSLHVKQCGVSHTGSFKDLGMTVLVSQVNQMIADGVPIQAVACASTGDTSAALASYAAKAGIPSIILLPANKVSTAQLIQPVSNGALVLALETDFDGCMAVVKELTKEKSIYLANSMNSLRIEGQKTISIEITQQLGWTVPDWIVIPGGNLGNVSALGMGFEMMLELGLIDKLPRIILAQAKNASPLYESFKKGFADFSPVTAEKTLASAIQIGDPVSVKKAIRVLKKFNGVVEVATEEELANAAARGDLYGLYNDPHTGVALAALLKSVESGVVGKGESVVVISTANGLKFTEFKLAFHEGKIPNIDERLKNRIQSCKPNLSGVMEILGKQLKK from the coding sequence ATGTCACTTACAAAATATCAATTCCGAGCACAGTTTCGATGCACCAACGAATCTTGTCGCAAAACCTATCCTCTCCACCAAGTGATTTATTCCTGCGAGTCTTGCGGGGAACTTTTGAATGTCGAACATGATATAGACAGCCTCAAACAAGTTTCGGCAAAAGAATGGAAGTCGGAATTTGAATCTCGGTTCCGTTCTAGCCAATTCCCGAATGCGTCAGGAGTTTGGGGGAAAAAGGAATGGGTCCTTCCAGGAATTCAGGATGAAAACATCATCACATCGGGAGAAGGAACCACTCATTTGTATGACGCATCCCGGTTTGCCAAAGATTTGGGACTAAAAAGCCTTCATGTCAAACAGTGCGGAGTTTCGCATACTGGCTCTTTTAAAGATTTAGGAATGACGGTTCTTGTAAGCCAGGTCAATCAAATGATTGCGGACGGAGTTCCCATCCAAGCGGTCGCCTGCGCATCCACAGGAGATACCTCGGCAGCCCTAGCATCTTATGCGGCCAAAGCAGGAATTCCTTCTATTATTTTACTTCCAGCTAACAAAGTATCAACGGCGCAGCTCATCCAACCTGTTTCGAATGGGGCTCTTGTGTTGGCACTTGAAACTGACTTTGATGGTTGTATGGCAGTGGTGAAAGAACTCACCAAAGAAAAATCAATTTATCTTGCAAACTCAATGAATTCACTGCGAATCGAAGGTCAAAAAACCATTTCGATTGAGATTACGCAACAGTTAGGTTGGACGGTTCCGGATTGGATTGTGATCCCCGGTGGAAATTTAGGAAACGTCTCTGCTCTTGGAATGGGGTTTGAGATGATGTTGGAACTTGGACTCATCGACAAACTACCGAGAATTATTTTGGCGCAAGCCAAAAATGCAAGTCCTCTGTATGAATCGTTTAAGAAAGGTTTTGCGGACTTTTCTCCGGTAACAGCTGAAAAGACTTTAGCCTCTGCCATCCAAATCGGAGACCCAGTCTCTGTGAAAAAAGCCATTCGTGTTTTAAAGAAATTCAATGGAGTTGTGGAAGTTGCCACAGAAGAAGAGTTGGCCAATGCCGCCGCACGTGGTGATTTGTACGGATTGTATAATGATCCTCACACTGGTGTGGCACTTGCTGCCCTATTGAAATCGGTAGAATCAGGTGTGGTGGGGAAAGGTGAGTCGGTGGTTGTGATCTCTACAGCGAATGGACTCAAGTTCACTGAATTCAAACTTGCTTTTCATGAAGGGAAAATCCCTAACATAGATGAGAGACTCAAAAACAGAATCCAATCTTGCAAACCGAACTTAAGTGGAGTGATGGAAATCTTAGGTAAACAACTGAAGAAATGA
- the lepB gene encoding signal peptidase I, with product METETHSPRWWVKFKRYARRSIFIFFFLCFLLFVRIFLFQIYSIQGNSMYPTLEHGSVVFVWKGGFAISAKFFGTPLLYTDPKIEKLDLVLFVSQEDELVVKRVIGLPGEFYSIESGRVLIDSTELLENYLPQGTYTSEPSTSIFLNRHNSPFLAMEKQGRIPPGYYLLLGDNRQYSTDSRSFGLVPVEKIKGKVIFYF from the coding sequence ATGGAAACAGAAACACATTCTCCCCGCTGGTGGGTCAAATTCAAACGTTACGCTCGTCGCAGCATTTTCATCTTTTTCTTTCTCTGTTTCCTCTTATTTGTGCGCATCTTTTTATTCCAAATTTATTCCATCCAAGGAAATTCCATGTATCCAACCTTAGAACATGGGTCCGTGGTTTTTGTTTGGAAAGGTGGATTTGCCATTTCTGCCAAATTTTTTGGAACACCACTCCTTTATACAGATCCAAAAATTGAAAAGTTGGATTTGGTATTATTTGTAAGCCAAGAGGATGAACTTGTCGTCAAACGAGTGATAGGTTTACCTGGAGAATTTTATTCCATTGAATCTGGACGAGTTCTCATCGACTCAACGGAGTTATTGGAAAATTATCTTCCGCAAGGAACCTATACAAGCGAACCGAGTACATCCATATTTCTCAACCGCCACAATTCACCTTTTCTTGCTATGGAAAAACAAGGAAGGATTCCTCCTGGTTATTATCTACTTTTGGGTGACAACAGACAATATTCAACAGACTCCCGTTCGTTTGGGCTTGTCCCTGTTGAAAAAATCAAAGGCAAAGTAATTTTTTATTTCTAA
- a CDS encoding OmpA family protein, producing the protein MADSYYRTISGKQYDNELLEIAEKATKRSKAPIGKNVAKTLFDAIKDGGDYTDVEKRTVKYIRDNFKFSPEADEYLRSEIRKWAAKISVPAAKKKTSPKASAKKENTTKRSSARAVKASDEGFTPYNESYEFGETSHDEVAPTPEYNELVALNKFQITPRQNRIGRLILLGLVLVFLIVLIIFGIRSCNRSSKSQTTTTDQSLNGSSDLGTRSLERVELSQGKVSDKFESRASAIRYINDLQIRFIKQSMQTEDSASDKIATLAEALKAYPGIRVRVKGHTCFIGEMDENKILSDERAKFIFDELVKNGVSATQLDYRGFGETAEIDTNSNEAGRIKNRRVDFTVLSVTESPN; encoded by the coding sequence GTGGCAGATAGTTATTACCGTACCATCAGTGGTAAACAATATGATAATGAATTGTTAGAAATTGCTGAAAAAGCCACCAAACGTAGCAAAGCTCCTATTGGTAAAAACGTCGCCAAGACCTTATTTGATGCTATCAAAGATGGTGGTGATTATACAGATGTTGAAAAACGAACTGTAAAGTACATTCGAGATAATTTTAAATTTTCACCGGAAGCAGATGAATACCTTCGTTCCGAAATTCGTAAATGGGCCGCGAAAATTTCCGTTCCTGCGGCAAAGAAAAAAACTTCGCCTAAAGCATCTGCGAAAAAAGAAAACACAACAAAACGAAGTTCCGCTCGTGCTGTTAAGGCTTCCGATGAAGGATTCACTCCTTATAATGAAAGTTATGAATTTGGGGAAACTTCTCATGATGAAGTAGCACCAACGCCGGAATACAATGAACTAGTTGCTTTGAATAAATTTCAAATCACACCAAGACAAAATCGTATTGGAAGATTGATTTTACTTGGACTGGTTCTTGTGTTTTTGATTGTTCTGATTATTTTTGGAATCCGTAGTTGCAATCGTAGTTCGAAATCGCAAACCACAACCACAGATCAAAGTTTGAATGGTTCCTCCGATTTGGGAACTCGCTCTTTGGAACGAGTGGAGTTATCCCAAGGAAAAGTTTCGGACAAGTTTGAATCCAGAGCTTCTGCCATTCGATATATAAATGACTTACAAATTCGTTTCATCAAACAAAGTATGCAAACAGAAGACAGTGCGAGTGATAAAATCGCAACTCTTGCGGAAGCATTAAAGGCATATCCTGGGATTCGTGTTCGAGTGAAAGGACATACTTGTTTTATTGGTGAGATGGATGAAAACAAAATTCTATCTGATGAACGTGCTAAGTTTATTTTTGATGAACTAGTCAAAAATGGAGTCAGTGCGACCCAACTCGACTATCGCGGGTTTGGTGAAACAGCAGAAATTGATACCAATTCTAATGAAGCGGGTCGAATCAAAAATAGACGGGTTGATTTTACTGTTCTATCGGTAACCGAATCACCGAACTAG
- a CDS encoding sigma 54-interacting transcriptional regulator, translated as MSVKQDISGALRKIQKEIQQLPNITDRLNFILDMTLTLFGASTGSISIMDQEEKVLTIVAAKGMDWEKKIAAKLPFNLGVTGRAASTREIIYVPDVTLDKDYVKLIETVRSELAIPLLTRDSTVGVLNLESDKVNFFSSDIINQATLFASQLTIVILEERIAKEAFEKSKREEDPVEEILGYDPSILFLKHRIRQVGPSDTSVMIIGEEGAGKKLVAKALHYISQRKNGPFLTVDCSGLSYELLEAELFGSQSGKIFNPGKLEQTNGGSLYIESIGDLPTNLQTKLFHTIRDKTIPNPSTKKKDEVLNIRIFTGSKRDLLEDIQKETFSMDLYYRLAEVPLRVPPLRERRGDVPLLAHHFLYQYNKQYGRNKTFSTDALKALTGMPWSGNVRQLQSVIQYAVLVPPESVLEPHSFLQDGKRETEAPAKVQSFSLGTEILSPSENLSLNIAIERLEAIWIKEAFQRVSTQEEAAKLLGISRGSLQYKIKNNQFLDGFNT; from the coding sequence ATGTCTGTAAAACAGGATATTTCCGGTGCTCTAAGGAAAATCCAAAAAGAAATTCAACAACTTCCGAATATTACGGATCGATTGAATTTCATTTTGGATATGACTCTAACTTTGTTTGGAGCCTCTACCGGTAGTATTTCCATTATGGACCAGGAAGAAAAAGTCCTCACCATTGTGGCCGCCAAAGGTATGGATTGGGAGAAAAAAATTGCCGCCAAACTTCCTTTTAATTTGGGTGTTACGGGTCGTGCGGCATCCACTAGAGAAATTATCTATGTTCCCGATGTAACTTTAGATAAAGACTATGTAAAACTCATTGAAACGGTTCGTTCAGAACTTGCCATCCCTCTGTTAACAAGAGATTCGACAGTTGGAGTTTTAAACTTAGAATCGGATAAGGTAAATTTTTTCTCATCCGATATCATCAACCAAGCCACACTATTTGCTTCTCAATTAACAATTGTTATTTTGGAAGAACGAATAGCCAAAGAAGCCTTTGAAAAATCCAAAAGAGAAGAAGACCCGGTCGAAGAAATTCTTGGCTATGATCCAAGTATTTTATTTTTAAAACATAGAATTCGTCAAGTGGGTCCCTCTGATACTTCTGTGATGATCATTGGAGAGGAAGGGGCTGGTAAAAAACTTGTCGCAAAAGCCTTACATTATATTTCTCAAAGAAAAAATGGTCCTTTCCTTACTGTAGATTGTTCGGGACTTAGTTATGAATTATTGGAAGCAGAGTTATTTGGTTCCCAAAGTGGAAAAATTTTTAATCCAGGAAAATTAGAACAAACCAATGGGGGTTCGTTGTACATTGAATCCATTGGTGATTTACCAACCAATCTACAAACAAAACTCTTTCATACAATTAGAGACAAAACGATTCCAAATCCTTCGACCAAAAAGAAGGATGAGGTTTTAAACATTCGAATTTTTACAGGTAGTAAAAGGGATTTATTAGAAGATATCCAGAAAGAAACTTTTTCGATGGATTTGTATTACCGCCTAGCGGAGGTTCCATTGCGGGTGCCCCCATTACGAGAAAGAAGAGGGGATGTTCCGCTTCTGGCACATCATTTTTTATACCAATACAACAAACAGTATGGGCGGAACAAAACCTTCTCCACTGATGCACTCAAAGCACTCACGGGAATGCCTTGGAGTGGGAATGTAAGACAATTACAAAGTGTGATTCAATATGCGGTTCTTGTCCCACCGGAATCGGTTTTGGAACCTCATTCATTTCTGCAGGATGGGAAACGAGAAACGGAGGCTCCAGCGAAGGTCCAGAGTTTTAGTCTGGGAACAGAAATTTTATCTCCTTCGGAAAATTTATCTCTCAACATTGCCATTGAAAGGTTGGAGGCAATTTGGATCAAAGAGGCCTTCCAACGAGTCTCCACTCAGGAAGAAGCTGCCAAACTTTTGGGAATTAGCCGAGGTTCTTTGCAGTATAAGATCAAAAATAACCAATTTCTGGACGGATTCAACACCTAA
- a CDS encoding motility associated factor glycosyltransferase family protein: MNKIYLDKNLAALPSQLAELIQNSDTKSEVNKSLDSESNFSYQLTNSKTGDPTLELDGVWIHSRFDPKKEAERFATELPHDGSERIYLLFGAGLGYILPYLLEREKVTIIWMEPHKFFIKEAFQIFDFSKPLLEGKLILITGEGLEDQLSEAVKGKGTHPISFVPHRGSWQWRESDYLKLRHTAEQMFHKKDVNLATLTRFEKIWAKNICYNLPELSKFRPVSDLFGMAEGISIVVCGAGPSLSESIPDLTKYRNQFLLLAVDTALPILTSFGVDPDLIFSVDPQALNSQYLEDYAGDGILIFDPTSTYLSLRLDKGPNKGFVTSSPFPLIGLLERSGDGEIGSVPFGGSVSTNAASLATLMGARSVFLVGQDLSFTKGLAHSKGAVLEERLNYLESRKFRREKHNYKQLFALPQKKVTGNLGETYITNEKMLIFKKWFEDHAKENPWTNLTKLGAKLEGIPHSEFSKEFPDGKDEIEKQKILVDAVRQKIQSKRKEESSFFQKNQLVSEIKSTTEALLEFVTIVKKGLTVSQRIYNQIKLNQINPKTFTEDIKQMDQIDEQVSGKKGLNEILSLGIQRVILTITEGYDDQLTLEEKENPRLAVAKKSLLLYEGLYTSVQSTKRMLTKSLYRML; encoded by the coding sequence GTGAACAAAATTTATCTGGATAAAAATCTTGCTGCTTTACCATCCCAGTTAGCGGAACTCATTCAAAATTCAGATACAAAATCTGAGGTGAACAAATCTTTAGATTCCGAATCCAATTTCTCTTACCAACTAACGAATTCCAAAACGGGAGATCCCACTTTAGAATTAGACGGAGTTTGGATCCATAGCCGGTTTGATCCCAAAAAAGAAGCGGAACGATTTGCCACAGAACTTCCTCATGATGGAAGTGAACGCATTTATCTTTTGTTTGGTGCAGGCCTTGGATACATCCTTCCTTACCTCTTAGAAAGAGAAAAAGTAACCATCATTTGGATGGAACCACATAAGTTTTTTATCAAAGAAGCATTTCAAATTTTTGATTTTTCCAAACCATTGTTAGAAGGAAAACTTATCCTCATCACAGGAGAAGGATTAGAAGACCAACTCTCCGAGGCTGTCAAAGGTAAGGGAACACATCCCATTAGTTTTGTTCCTCATCGTGGTTCTTGGCAATGGAGAGAATCCGATTATTTAAAACTTCGACATACCGCCGAACAGATGTTTCACAAAAAAGATGTGAACCTTGCCACCCTCACCCGATTTGAAAAAATTTGGGCCAAAAATATTTGTTATAACCTTCCCGAATTGTCTAAGTTTCGTCCGGTATCCGATCTGTTTGGAATGGCAGAAGGAATCTCTATTGTTGTCTGTGGTGCAGGTCCAAGCCTTTCCGAATCCATACCTGATTTAACAAAGTATAGAAACCAGTTTCTTCTTCTCGCAGTTGATACAGCTCTTCCCATCCTCACTTCTTTTGGTGTTGATCCTGATTTGATTTTTTCTGTCGACCCGCAGGCCTTAAATAGCCAATACCTGGAAGATTATGCAGGAGATGGAATTCTTATTTTTGATCCCACATCTACTTATTTGAGTTTGCGATTAGACAAAGGACCAAACAAGGGTTTTGTGACTTCTTCTCCTTTTCCTTTGATTGGACTACTGGAAAGATCGGGCGATGGTGAAATTGGATCTGTTCCCTTTGGTGGTTCTGTTTCCACCAATGCAGCAAGTCTAGCCACACTTATGGGAGCACGTTCTGTTTTTTTGGTGGGACAAGATTTGAGTTTTACCAAAGGTCTTGCTCATTCCAAAGGTGCAGTCCTCGAAGAACGATTGAACTATTTAGAATCCAGAAAGTTTCGTCGGGAAAAACATAACTACAAACAGCTGTTTGCTTTGCCTCAAAAAAAAGTAACAGGGAACTTGGGTGAGACGTATATCACCAATGAAAAGATGTTAATCTTTAAAAAATGGTTCGAAGACCATGCCAAGGAGAATCCTTGGACCAATCTCACCAAGCTTGGTGCCAAACTAGAAGGAATCCCTCATTCCGAATTTTCTAAAGAATTTCCTGATGGTAAGGATGAGATAGAAAAACAAAAAATTTTGGTCGATGCGGTTCGTCAGAAAATCCAATCCAAACGAAAAGAAGAGTCTTCTTTTTTTCAAAAAAACCAATTGGTTTCAGAAATAAAGTCCACAACGGAAGCCTTATTAGAATTTGTCACGATTGTCAAAAAAGGACTTACGGTTTCACAAAGAATTTACAACCAAATCAAATTAAACCAAATTAATCCAAAAACTTTTACAGAAGACATCAAACAAATGGACCAAATCGATGAACAAGTATCTGGAAAAAAAGGTTTGAATGAAATTTTAAGTTTGGGAATCCAAAGAGTGATTTTAACCATCACCGAAGGTTATGACGACCAATTGACTTTGGAAGAAAAAGAAAATCCCAGGTTAGCTGTGGCAAAAAAATCTTTGTTATTGTATGAAGGATTATATACATCCGTTCAGTCCACCAAACGGATGCTCACAAAATCACTCTATCGAATGTTGTAA
- the prfB gene encoding peptide chain release factor 2, with amino-acid sequence MDRSLKDLKKQTSEMIETFQSYWTAQNFQEDYDRLSSLIEKANDPKLWDSPDQAKTVTQKRNELQLKLDPWLDLKKELIDFPDLIELTSEEMGEEGLKSLNDDFDRMFETFENLQMLDALAGKDDGKAAFINIHPGAGGTESQDWADMLLRMYTRFCEQKGYRAELVDYQPGETAGIKNATLYIQGDHPFGYLKCESGVHRLVRISPFDSNKRRHTSFASVYVTPEVDDDIQVNIEEKDLRVDVYRSSGAGGQHVNTTDSAVRITHIPTGVVVSCQMERSQIKNRDTAMKMLRARLYEMEKQKAEEENAKKAGEKRDISWGSQIRSYVFHPYNLVKDHRTDFETGNVHAVMDGDLEDFIIAYLKYLTNQKANAKV; translated from the coding sequence ATGGATAGATCACTAAAAGACTTAAAAAAACAAACATCAGAAATGATTGAGACTTTCCAATCCTATTGGACGGCCCAAAATTTCCAAGAAGACTATGACCGTTTATCTTCACTCATTGAAAAAGCAAATGATCCCAAGTTATGGGATTCCCCTGACCAAGCAAAAACAGTCACTCAAAAACGAAACGAGTTACAATTAAAGTTGGATCCCTGGTTGGATTTAAAAAAGGAACTCATTGATTTTCCTGATTTGATTGAACTCACATCCGAAGAAATGGGTGAAGAGGGATTAAAATCATTAAACGATGATTTTGATCGAATGTTTGAAACATTCGAAAACTTGCAAATGTTAGATGCTCTTGCCGGCAAAGATGATGGCAAAGCTGCTTTTATCAATATCCATCCAGGGGCTGGTGGAACAGAATCCCAGGATTGGGCAGATATGTTACTGCGAATGTACACAAGGTTTTGTGAACAAAAAGGGTATCGTGCCGAACTTGTGGATTACCAACCGGGGGAAACTGCGGGAATCAAAAATGCAACGCTTTACATCCAAGGGGATCATCCCTTTGGTTATTTAAAATGTGAATCAGGAGTCCATAGACTTGTTCGGATCTCTCCATTTGATTCGAATAAAAGAAGGCATACTTCCTTTGCTTCCGTCTATGTAACACCCGAAGTGGATGACGACATCCAAGTAAACATTGAAGAAAAAGACCTTCGTGTGGATGTGTATCGTTCTTCCGGTGCAGGTGGACAGCATGTCAACACAACAGATTCTGCGGTACGTATCACACATATCCCTACAGGTGTTGTGGTCTCTTGCCAAATGGAAAGGTCCCAAATCAAAAACCGAGATACGGCGATGAAGATGCTTCGTGCTCGTTTGTATGAAATGGAAAAACAAAAAGCGGAAGAAGAAAACGCTAAAAAAGCGGGTGAAAAACGTGATATTTCTTGGGGATCACAAATTCGAAGTTATGTGTTCCATCCATACAATTTGGTAAAAGACCACAGAACCGATTTCGAAACAGGAAACGTTCATGCAGTGATGGACGGAGACTTGGAAGATTTTATCATTGCTTACTTAAAATACCTGACAAACCAAAAGGCAAACGCAAAAGTATAA
- a CDS encoding penicillin-binding protein: protein MTEYKQRFKYIILFILSLFVILLFRVIYLTYFNDNIINLKSSKYVQRGTIYDRRGIELAISRESATVGIDPTNIYDPDLTAQELGPILGIPPNKLIETIRDKQNYFLLKREIELSKAEKIKALSLPGVRVEKEYKRIYPQGSLAASLLGFTGYDDDKALSGLEMLFNLELLSTPDAESSKGNNVHLTIDSIIQYRLEKSLQKAFLQTASKRGIGMIMDTETGKILAMASFPNFDPNHFQDFPLESHTNWSIRHVYEPGSTMKIFIALMLLNEGKILTNERFHCPGYIEIGKTTIRCTDNHGHVNLDEILQYSCNVGIIKAAQKIDEATYYNYMEKFKFGKRTNFSIHEAKGYLPPLNKWNKSTPYFLSIGQGLSVTPIQLITAAAAVVNGGILFEPSVVSQITNSYGELVHEFSIKNELLGIKEGAAKKTLNAMGKAVSQGTGKKAYLENYFIAGKTGTSQKAKAGAGYQAGLFTASFLGFFPAEKPKYVGLIVFDEPGGETHTGGGIAAPVFREVVESIIPIVEKSEKALVYRLKGEKNKIYKLDPKVMPDLSGFTASETIQIVKQLQVEYKIEGSGFVKTQEPKAGTSLKPDSSIKIILEP from the coding sequence ATGACAGAATACAAACAACGTTTTAAGTATATTATTCTTTTTATCCTCTCCCTTTTTGTGATTTTACTCTTTCGGGTAATTTATCTTACTTATTTTAACGATAACATCATCAATTTAAAGTCGAGTAAATATGTCCAACGAGGAACCATTTATGACAGACGAGGGATTGAACTTGCAATCTCTCGTGAGTCGGCAACGGTTGGCATTGATCCAACCAACATTTATGATCCCGATCTCACCGCACAAGAGTTAGGTCCAATTCTTGGAATTCCTCCAAACAAACTGATTGAAACCATAAGGGATAAACAAAATTATTTTTTATTAAAAAGAGAAATTGAACTCTCAAAAGCAGAAAAAATCAAAGCCTTGTCTCTTCCCGGTGTTCGAGTCGAAAAAGAATACAAACGAATTTACCCACAAGGAAGTTTGGCCGCAAGTTTACTTGGCTTCACTGGTTATGATGATGACAAAGCACTCTCAGGACTTGAGATGTTATTCAATTTGGAATTATTATCCACCCCCGATGCAGAATCGAGTAAGGGAAACAATGTCCATCTAACAATCGATAGTATCATCCAATATCGATTAGAAAAATCATTACAAAAAGCTTTTCTCCAAACTGCATCCAAACGTGGAATTGGTATGATTATGGATACGGAAACGGGAAAAATTCTTGCGATGGCTTCTTTTCCTAATTTTGATCCAAATCACTTCCAAGATTTTCCTTTGGAATCGCATACCAATTGGTCCATCCGCCATGTGTATGAACCTGGATCGACGATGAAAATTTTCATTGCCCTTATGTTACTCAATGAAGGAAAAATCCTCACCAATGAAAGATTTCATTGTCCCGGTTATATAGAAATTGGAAAAACCACCATCCGTTGCACTGACAATCATGGTCATGTTAATTTGGATGAAATTCTACAATACTCTTGTAACGTAGGGATCATCAAAGCTGCGCAAAAAATTGATGAAGCAACTTACTACAATTATATGGAAAAATTTAAGTTTGGAAAACGAACTAACTTTTCCATCCACGAAGCCAAAGGATATTTACCTCCCTTAAACAAATGGAACAAAAGTACACCTTACTTTTTATCCATAGGCCAAGGACTTTCGGTAACACCCATCCAACTCATCACGGCAGCCGCAGCCGTTGTGAATGGTGGGATTTTATTTGAACCATCTGTTGTATCTCAAATTACCAATTCTTATGGGGAACTGGTACATGAATTTTCAATTAAAAATGAACTACTCGGCATCAAAGAAGGTGCCGCTAAAAAAACTTTAAATGCAATGGGGAAAGCAGTCTCGCAAGGAACAGGGAAAAAAGCTTATTTAGAAAACTACTTCATCGCAGGAAAAACAGGAACTTCACAAAAAGCAAAAGCGGGTGCGGGATACCAAGCTGGTCTTTTTACTGCGAGTTTCCTTGGTTTTTTTCCCGCAGAGAAACCTAAGTATGTGGGTCTCATTGTTTTTGATGAACCTGGTGGAGAAACTCATACGGGTGGTGGGATCGCAGCACCTGTCTTTCGTGAGGTGGTGGAAAGTATCATTCCTATTGTTGAAAAAAGTGAGAAGGCACTTGTGTATCGGCTGAAAGGAGAAAAAAATAAAATCTATAAACTTGATCCCAAAGTAATGCCTGATCTTAGCGGATTCACTGCATCTGAAACCATTCAAATTGTAAAACAACTGCAAGTAGAATATAAAATCGAAGGTTCTGGATTTGTGAAAACACAAGAACCGAAAGCTGGTACTTCTTTAAAACCTGATTCTTCCATCAAAATAATTTTGGAACCTTAA